A region of uncultured Desulfobacter sp. DNA encodes the following proteins:
- a CDS encoding Rne/Rng family ribonuclease, translated as MTRKILINAMDPEEHRIAMVFDNKLDQFHIETTAKAATKGNIYKGIVTRVEPSLQAVFMDYGAEKNGFLQKNEIHPDYFQEVEQNDKTLFNLIKKGQEMIVQVTKDPINLKGAMLTTYISLPGRFGVLMPGNNTRGVSRKIEEEDERKRLVGILKGMTITEGFGMIVRTAGKGATKTLLTSDLRYLMRVWKNIDKLAMENQAPCLLYKEQSLAVRSLRDYFTTDIKEILIDNPDTHREVLEFIEMIAPKQKKIVRLFKGEKPIFTKYQLEEQISSIYRREVALKSGGFLVIEQTEALVSIDVNSGKSTKRSNIEETAFHTNLEAAEEVARQLRLRDMGGLIVVDFIDMKERRHKAEITKTMKKHLKTDKAKTKVGGITAFGLLEMSRQRIRHSITYGAYETCKHCNGRGMTPSVETQALALLRQLALKTLKAEPDQKFFCRVPEDVAYYMLNTKREELLELETKRQVTINIEIDRTMISGQNSVV; from the coding sequence ATGACAAGAAAAATTCTAATTAATGCAATGGATCCGGAAGAGCACCGCATTGCCATGGTTTTTGACAACAAACTGGATCAATTTCACATAGAAACAACGGCCAAAGCAGCAACCAAAGGCAACATCTATAAGGGTATCGTCACCCGGGTCGAGCCCAGCCTGCAGGCTGTGTTCATGGACTACGGTGCAGAGAAAAACGGATTTCTTCAAAAAAACGAAATCCATCCCGATTATTTCCAGGAGGTCGAACAAAACGACAAAACCCTGTTTAACCTGATCAAAAAAGGCCAGGAGATGATTGTCCAGGTCACCAAAGACCCGATTAATCTCAAAGGGGCCATGCTCACCACCTATATCTCCCTTCCGGGACGTTTTGGTGTCCTCATGCCGGGCAACAACACCAGGGGTGTTTCCCGCAAGATTGAAGAGGAAGATGAACGAAAACGCCTGGTAGGGATTCTCAAGGGCATGACAATTACGGAAGGGTTCGGAATGATAGTCAGAACCGCAGGTAAGGGGGCCACTAAAACCTTGCTGACTTCAGACCTTCGGTATCTGATGCGGGTGTGGAAAAATATCGACAAACTTGCCATGGAAAATCAGGCTCCCTGCCTTCTTTATAAAGAACAGAGCTTGGCCGTGCGTTCTTTAAGGGATTATTTCACAACAGATATCAAAGAGATTCTCATCGATAATCCGGACACCCACAGGGAAGTCCTTGAATTCATTGAGATGATTGCACCCAAGCAGAAAAAAATTGTCCGCCTGTTCAAAGGGGAAAAACCCATTTTCACCAAATATCAGCTTGAAGAGCAGATCTCTTCCATCTACAGAAGAGAGGTCGCTCTTAAATCCGGTGGTTTTCTGGTGATCGAACAGACCGAAGCCTTAGTCTCCATTGATGTGAACTCCGGCAAATCCACAAAACGAAGCAACATTGAGGAAACAGCCTTTCACACCAACCTTGAAGCCGCCGAAGAGGTGGCCCGGCAATTGCGCCTGCGGGATATGGGTGGGCTTATTGTGGTGGATTTTATCGATATGAAAGAACGCCGCCACAAGGCAGAGATTACAAAAACCATGAAAAAGCACTTAAAAACAGATAAGGCCAAAACCAAGGTGGGCGGGATCACCGCCTTTGGACTTCTTGAAATGTCCAGGCAAAGGATTCGTCACTCCATCACCTATGGGGCCTATGAAACATGCAAACATTGTAACGGCCGGGGCATGACACCTTCTGTGGAGACCCAGGCGCTGGCACTTCTACGGCAACTGGCGCTGAAAACGCTGAAAGCCGAGCCTGATCAGAAATTTTTCTGCCGGGTACCCGAAGATGTGGCCTATTACATGTTGAATACAAAAAGAGAAGAACTTCTTGAGTTGGAAACAAAACGTCAGGTAACCATAAATATTGAAATAGACAGGACCATGATCTCAGGCCAGAACAGCGTTGTGTAG
- the secF gene encoding protein translocase subunit SecF has product MQFIKPGTNINFMGMRKIGFSLSLILILAGIVSLIIHNGPNYGIDFAGGTLVQVKFSQKVDVSDIRKGLDEIGLKEVVVQGFGEEGAHEYLIRTSSDADALGNQLSDTVAKGLKDATTLEPDIRRVEMVGPQVGNDLKKKALLAIFYSLLFITIYISGRFEQKWTVAGITAGALMAAVYFLSVFNLSMPFLIAAALVVSLILFWYLQLQYAIGAIVALIHDVTITVGIFSLLNLDFSLQIIAALLTIIGYSLNDTIIVFDRIRENVKGNSDHPQVSELFNRSINETLSRTILTSLTTLIVLLALFFLGGEIIHNFAFAMIIGVVIGTYSSIFIASPLVYMAHRKG; this is encoded by the coding sequence ATGCAGTTTATCAAGCCGGGCACCAATATCAATTTTATGGGCATGCGCAAAATCGGCTTTTCGCTTTCCCTGATCCTGATTCTGGCAGGTATTGTCTCCCTGATTATTCATAATGGCCCCAATTACGGAATTGATTTTGCCGGCGGCACCCTGGTACAGGTCAAATTTTCCCAGAAAGTTGATGTGTCAGACATCCGAAAAGGATTGGACGAAATCGGCCTTAAAGAAGTAGTTGTCCAGGGATTTGGTGAAGAAGGGGCACATGAATATCTGATCCGTACTTCCAGCGATGCCGACGCCCTGGGCAACCAGCTGTCGGACACCGTCGCAAAAGGACTGAAGGACGCAACGACCCTTGAGCCCGACATCCGGCGTGTGGAAATGGTCGGTCCCCAGGTGGGAAACGACTTGAAGAAAAAAGCGCTCCTGGCTATTTTTTATTCTCTTTTGTTTATCACCATTTACATATCCGGCCGTTTTGAACAGAAATGGACCGTTGCCGGAATCACGGCCGGCGCATTGATGGCGGCGGTGTACTTTTTATCCGTATTCAACCTGTCCATGCCTTTTTTGATTGCAGCCGCTCTGGTGGTTTCACTGATTCTGTTCTGGTATCTTCAGCTTCAGTACGCCATTGGCGCCATTGTAGCCCTGATTCACGATGTGACCATTACCGTGGGGATATTTTCCCTGCTCAACCTTGATTTCTCATTGCAGATCATCGCAGCCCTTTTGACCATCATCGGGTATTCACTGAACGACACCATTATCGTATTTGACCGGATCCGGGAAAATGTCAAAGGCAATTCAGATCACCCCCAGGTATCTGAGCTTTTTAACCGCAGTATCAATGAAACATTGTCAAGGACCATATTGACATCGTTGACGACATTGATTGTTCTTTTGGCACTGTTCTTCCTTGGCGGGGAGATTATTCACAACTTTGCCTTTGCCATGATCATCGGTGTGGTGATCGGCACCTATTCATCCATTTTTATTGCATCCCCCCTTGTGTATATGGCCCATAGAAAAGGATAA
- the mltF gene encoding membrane-bound lytic murein transglycosylase MltF: MKSFIDKYIIFISLIIVTLGVVRFSVLINHQEIGQNLNTIEKIRRTGQLRLITCKALNTFYLYNNIPMGFEYDLAREFAKFINVDLDVITPGWNNMFAYLQQGKGDFIAAGLSITAPRLEYADFSIPYMTIQQRIIHHNLIFSPKDINDMAYRTFHVRRGTSYHYRLAQLKNSGVDLKYVLHNNTPTEELISMVHDREIKFTIADSNVALLNRRFFPDIRIGIPIQERESLAWAVRKNDPEMLKQINKFFLHAIDTGILKRITSKYYDNIENFDVYELKKFHERVANRLPQYKDLIKEESAKHGFDWRLVAAMVYQESHFDPDATSFTNVRGLMQVTEETAREMGIKNRQDPKQSIRAGIKYLSLMYNRFDYIKDESQRLLFALASYNIGYGHVKDAINLAKLKGYNPNTWKGLKEALPLLSKAKYYNQTQYGYARGWEPVHYVERIRTYFDILKQKKAAISG, encoded by the coding sequence ATGAAATCATTCATAGATAAATATATTATATTTATATCTTTGATCATTGTAACCTTAGGGGTCGTGCGTTTTTCTGTGCTGATTAACCACCAGGAAATCGGCCAGAACCTGAACACCATTGAAAAAATACGCAGAACCGGCCAGCTGCGCCTGATTACCTGCAAAGCCCTCAATACCTTTTATCTGTACAATAATATACCCATGGGCTTTGAATATGACCTGGCCCGGGAATTTGCCAAATTCATAAATGTGGACCTTGATGTCATAACCCCTGGCTGGAATAACATGTTTGCGTATCTCCAGCAAGGCAAAGGGGATTTCATTGCCGCAGGGCTCTCCATTACAGCCCCGCGCCTGGAATATGCTGATTTTTCCATCCCCTATATGACAATACAGCAGCGCATTATTCATCACAATCTCATTTTCAGCCCCAAGGACATCAACGACATGGCATACAGGACTTTTCATGTCAGACGGGGGACATCCTATCATTACAGGCTGGCACAGTTAAAGAATTCGGGCGTGGATCTGAAATATGTACTGCACAACAATACCCCCACCGAAGAGCTTATCAGCATGGTCCATGACAGGGAGATCAAATTCACCATTGCCGATTCCAATGTTGCTCTTCTCAACCGGCGTTTTTTTCCGGATATACGCATCGGCATCCCCATACAGGAACGTGAGTCTCTGGCCTGGGCGGTCCGGAAAAACGACCCGGAAATGCTCAAGCAGATCAATAAATTCTTTCTTCATGCCATCGACACCGGCATTCTGAAACGAATCACGAGCAAATATTATGACAATATTGAAAATTTTGACGTTTATGAGTTGAAAAAATTCCACGAACGCGTAGCAAATCGGCTGCCGCAATACAAAGACCTGATCAAGGAAGAATCGGCCAAACACGGATTTGACTGGCGTCTGGTGGCAGCCATGGTGTACCAGGAATCCCACTTTGATCCTGATGCAACCAGTTTTACCAATGTCCGGGGCCTGATGCAGGTCACCGAAGAAACTGCCAGGGAAATGGGCATCAAAAACCGCCAGGATCCCAAGCAAAGCATCCGCGCCGGAATAAAATACCTGTCGTTAATGTACAATCGTTTTGATTATATAAAAGATGAATCCCAACGGTTGTTGTTTGCCCTGGCAAGTTATAATATCGGATACGGGCACGTCAAAGACGCCATAAACCTTGCAAAGCTGAAAGGGTACAATCCGAACACCTGGAAAGGTCTAAAGGAAGCGCTTCCCTTGCTGTCCAAGGCAAAATACTATAACCAGACACAATACGGGTATGCCCGGGGCTGGGAACCGGTTCATTATGTGGAGCGTATCCGGACATATTTCGATATTCTCAAACAGAAAAAAGCAGCCATATCCGGATAA
- the yajC gene encoding preprotein translocase subunit YajC, translating to MLISTAYAMGASGGQAGQAQGIAGFLPIIILFAIFYFLLIRPQQKKAKEHREMIENLKKGNRVVTSGGIFGTIVSLDDNTVGLEIAEKVKIKVARGNIGGLMKDNESQAKSKE from the coding sequence ATGTTGATTAGTACTGCATACGCCATGGGCGCATCTGGTGGACAGGCCGGGCAGGCCCAGGGAATAGCCGGTTTTTTACCCATCATTATTCTGTTTGCCATTTTTTATTTCCTGCTCATCAGACCCCAACAAAAAAAGGCTAAAGAACATCGAGAAATGATCGAGAATCTGAAAAAAGGCAACCGGGTTGTAACATCCGGGGGTATCTTCGGCACCATTGTCTCCCTGGACGACAACACCGTTGGCCTTGAAATTGCCGAAAAAGTCAAAATAAAGGTTGCAAGGGGTAACATCGGCGGCCTGATGAAGGATAATGAATCCCAGGCAAAATCCAAAGAATAA
- the secD gene encoding protein translocase subunit SecD: protein MKSFTITRVLILGVIAAAVVCLLPTFTNTWPHKKINLGLDLQGGMHLVLEVQSEEAVNAELDRTISQLKLDLKNEKIQHMGIDKAPDHKILARISGADNRAGVEKLLSDEYAGLEIPSVQNIDGGIAFTLRLPDKEADSIKKMATEQALETIRNRIDEFGVSEPDIRIQSGNRILLQLPGISDPERAKGLIGKTAQLTFQLVDEQGDVNAAMGGRPPVGDEIIYQIRKNPTTGNQTKTPFLIKKHVELDGSHLTNARVEFDQFQQPQVGIEFSRKGARIFERITGANINKRLAIVLDKNVYSAPNIQDRISGGKARITGHFTLEEATDLAIALRAGSLPAPVKIIEERTVGPTLGADSVRMGLISMIVGGALVILFMVIYYKGAGLIADLALIVNILLIGGGLAAFGATLTLPGIAGIILTIGMAVDANVIIYERIREELRTGRSPKAAVDAGYDRATLTIMDANVTTLIAAAVLFQFGTGPIKGFAVTLGLGIVASLFTALILSKSIYDLILANKQSDTLSI, encoded by the coding sequence TTGAAATCCTTTACCATAACGCGCGTATTGATTCTGGGAGTTATTGCTGCTGCTGTCGTATGCCTGCTTCCCACGTTCACCAATACCTGGCCCCATAAGAAAATAAACCTTGGCTTAGACCTGCAGGGCGGCATGCACCTGGTCCTTGAGGTACAAAGTGAAGAGGCGGTTAACGCCGAGCTTGACCGCACCATAAGCCAGCTCAAACTGGATCTTAAGAATGAAAAAATACAGCACATGGGTATTGACAAGGCCCCTGACCATAAAATCCTAGCCAGGATATCAGGCGCAGACAACAGAGCTGGTGTGGAAAAACTGTTGTCGGATGAATATGCAGGCCTTGAGATTCCTTCTGTCCAAAACATTGACGGTGGCATTGCCTTTACTCTGCGCCTGCCGGACAAGGAAGCTGATTCCATCAAAAAAATGGCCACGGAGCAGGCCCTGGAAACCATTCGAAACCGTATTGACGAGTTCGGAGTCAGTGAACCGGATATCAGAATCCAGAGCGGCAACAGAATTCTTCTGCAGCTACCGGGCATCAGTGACCCCGAACGGGCCAAAGGACTGATTGGAAAAACCGCCCAGCTCACCTTCCAGCTTGTGGACGAACAGGGTGACGTCAATGCGGCCATGGGGGGCAGGCCGCCAGTGGGGGATGAAATCATTTACCAAATCAGGAAAAATCCCACCACGGGCAACCAGACCAAAACGCCGTTTCTGATCAAAAAACATGTGGAGCTGGACGGCAGTCACCTGACCAATGCCCGGGTGGAATTTGACCAGTTCCAGCAGCCCCAGGTGGGCATTGAATTCAGCCGTAAAGGCGCCAGAATCTTTGAACGGATCACCGGTGCCAATATTAACAAACGGCTGGCCATTGTCCTGGATAAAAATGTATACTCCGCACCCAATATCCAGGACCGTATTTCCGGAGGAAAAGCCCGTATCACAGGCCACTTCACCCTTGAAGAAGCCACGGATCTTGCCATTGCCCTGCGGGCCGGTTCTTTGCCTGCACCGGTTAAAATCATCGAAGAGAGAACCGTTGGACCCACCCTGGGTGCGGACTCCGTGCGCATGGGCCTGATATCCATGATAGTGGGCGGCGCTCTGGTCATTCTTTTCATGGTCATTTATTACAAAGGGGCTGGCCTGATCGCCGACCTTGCCCTGATTGTCAATATTCTTCTGATCGGTGGCGGGTTAGCCGCCTTCGGTGCGACGCTGACCCTGCCGGGTATTGCCGGCATAATCCTGACCATTGGCATGGCCGTGGATGCCAATGTAATTATCTATGAACGAATCAGAGAGGAGCTTCGCACCGGCCGATCCCCCAAGGCAGCAGTGGATGCCGGGTATGACCGCGCCACATTAACCATCATGGATGCCAATGTCACCACATTGATCGCAGCCGCTGTCCTTTTCCAGTTCGGCACAGGGCCCATTAAGGGGTTTGCGGTAACTTTAGGCTTAGGCATTGTGGCCAGCCTGTTTACGGCCCTGATCCTGTCCAAGAGCATCTACGATCTGATTCTTGCTAACAAACAATCCGATACATTAAGTATATAA
- the ybgF gene encoding tol-pal system protein YbgF, which translates to MLASPKKFLRIALLLSLLFFTASCGTMTKQKFTAGQARDTNVTVPDSTPAPMDTSLDQEIRTRHLEEKITRLENRMTRLEQKLSSQTKPWPPPAKEHPTPPARPDSRPSMTQPRDLDPVKFYNQGRTLLLERNIIKAQELFSDFVKKFPDHDLADNALYWLGECSYTTGDYIKAAQIFTALVQTYPKGLKVPDALLKTGYAYLSVDDVQKANEYFKQVITRYPFSPAAEKAQQKLSQTR; encoded by the coding sequence ATGCTCGCATCCCCAAAAAAATTTTTAAGGATTGCGCTGCTTTTATCCCTTCTTTTTTTTACTGCCTCCTGCGGAACCATGACAAAACAAAAATTTACTGCCGGTCAGGCACGGGACACCAATGTGACCGTGCCTGACAGCACACCCGCTCCCATGGACACCTCACTTGACCAGGAGATCCGCACCAGACACCTGGAAGAAAAAATCACCCGGCTTGAAAACCGGATGACCCGTCTTGAACAAAAATTAAGTTCACAAACCAAACCATGGCCGCCCCCGGCAAAGGAGCACCCAACGCCCCCTGCCAGGCCGGATTCGCGACCATCCATGACACAACCCCGGGATTTAGATCCTGTCAAATTTTACAACCAGGGACGGACCCTGCTGCTTGAACGAAACATTATTAAAGCCCAGGAACTATTTTCAGATTTTGTAAAAAAATTTCCCGACCATGACCTGGCAGACAACGCCCTATACTGGCTTGGGGAATGCAGCTACACCACAGGTGATTATATAAAGGCGGCCCAAATTTTTACAGCGCTTGTCCAGACCTATCCCAAGGGCCTGAAGGTCCCGGATGCTCTGCTTAAAACCGGATATGCATACCTGTCCGTTGATGATGTTCAAAAGGCCAATGAATACTTTAAGCAAGTCATCACCCGCTATCCCTTTTCACCGGCAGCAGAAAAAGCCCAGCAGAAATTATCCCAAACCCGGTGA
- the topA gene encoding type I DNA topoisomerase — MAKPLIIVESPTKIKTLKKYIGTDYNVAASAGHIRDLPVKNLGIDVDDNFKAQYVNIKDKSKVISNLKKTADDTDDIYLAPDPDREGEAIAFHIMEILKKKNRRFHRVLIHELTKKGITEALAHPTEPDADKYDAQQARRKLDRLVGYQISPILWQKVQRGLSAGRVQSVAVKIICDREREIRVFVPEEYWTITADLEAANPPVFNAALTKISGKKAKVTNADQAHAIVADIEKAQFIVQEIKNKTIKRNPLPPFITSKLQQDAINRLRFSAKKTMVVAQQLYEGIEIGSGGPEGLITYMRTDSTRIAPEAAHEALGLIRQAFGDEYALDEPRFFKNKNKVQDAHEAIRPTSVYNTPEKLQSFLSQDQFKLYDLIWKRFMASQMAQALIDQKTILIEATEKYLFSVSGSTTRFDGFLRLYGTQENTSEKDIQALPPVEPKELLTTRKINPDQHFTKPPPRFSEASLVKELEKNGIGRPSTYASILAVIQEKGYVELLNRYFVPSELGFIVNDLLVSAFPNLLDISFTAQMETNLDDVEQGKLNEIELLKAFYADFKTTLDNAKDNMVSVKGVGIETDLKCPLCGKPVNIKIGRNGHFLACTGYPECSFTSNYTRDEKGTIEIVEKVQDSEPVKDCPECGKPMVQKDGRFGLFLACTGYPECKHTESMVQENSSKDTGVSCPEKGCDGTIVEKRSKRGKIFYGCSKYPDCTFATWDKPVNESCPDCDSPYLLEKETKRDGKILKCPDRSCGFKKSILPVTEK; from the coding sequence TTGGCAAAGCCGCTTATTATTGTCGAATCGCCAACTAAAATCAAAACCCTGAAAAAATATATTGGAACGGACTATAATGTGGCTGCCAGTGCCGGCCATATCCGTGACCTTCCGGTAAAAAATCTGGGTATTGATGTGGACGACAATTTTAAGGCCCAGTATGTCAATATAAAAGATAAATCAAAAGTCATCTCCAATCTGAAAAAAACCGCCGATGACACCGATGACATATACCTCGCCCCTGACCCTGACCGTGAAGGAGAGGCCATTGCCTTTCATATCATGGAGATTCTTAAAAAAAAGAACCGCAGATTTCACAGGGTTCTTATTCATGAACTCACAAAAAAAGGCATTACCGAGGCCCTGGCCCATCCCACGGAGCCCGATGCGGACAAATATGATGCCCAGCAGGCCAGACGAAAACTGGACCGGCTGGTGGGCTATCAGATATCACCGATTTTATGGCAAAAGGTCCAAAGGGGACTCAGTGCAGGCCGGGTTCAGTCCGTGGCCGTTAAAATCATCTGTGACAGGGAGCGTGAGATCCGGGTGTTTGTACCCGAAGAGTACTGGACCATTACTGCGGATCTTGAAGCGGCAAATCCGCCAGTTTTCAATGCCGCTTTAACAAAAATATCCGGCAAAAAAGCCAAGGTAACCAATGCGGACCAGGCCCATGCCATTGTGGCAGACATTGAAAAGGCCCAATTCATAGTCCAGGAAATCAAAAATAAAACCATCAAGCGCAACCCTTTGCCGCCGTTTATCACCAGTAAACTCCAGCAGGATGCCATTAACCGGCTGCGGTTTTCCGCCAAGAAGACCATGGTTGTGGCCCAGCAGCTGTATGAAGGTATTGAGATCGGCAGCGGTGGCCCCGAAGGCCTGATCACTTACATGCGTACGGACTCCACCCGTATTGCCCCGGAAGCGGCCCATGAGGCATTAGGCCTGATAAGGCAGGCCTTTGGAGATGAATATGCCCTGGATGAACCCCGGTTCTTCAAAAACAAAAACAAGGTCCAGGATGCCCATGAAGCCATTCGCCCCACATCGGTTTACAACACCCCGGAAAAGCTGCAATCCTTTCTGTCCCAGGACCAGTTCAAGCTTTATGACCTGATATGGAAACGGTTTATGGCCTCCCAGATGGCCCAGGCCCTGATTGACCAGAAAACCATTTTAATTGAGGCAACAGAGAAGTACCTGTTTTCCGTATCCGGCTCCACGACCCGGTTTGACGGGTTCCTGCGGTTGTATGGCACCCAGGAAAACACCAGTGAGAAGGACATCCAGGCCCTTCCGCCGGTGGAACCCAAGGAACTGCTGACAACCCGGAAGATCAATCCTGACCAGCACTTTACCAAACCCCCTCCCAGATTCTCCGAAGCATCCCTTGTCAAGGAACTTGAAAAAAACGGGATTGGCAGACCTTCCACCTATGCCTCCATTCTGGCTGTAATCCAGGAGAAAGGATACGTGGAGTTGCTCAATCGCTACTTTGTACCAAGCGAGCTTGGATTCATCGTCAATGATCTGTTAGTGAGTGCCTTTCCCAACCTTCTGGACATTTCATTCACGGCTCAAATGGAGACCAATCTTGATGATGTGGAACAGGGTAAACTCAACGAAATTGAACTGTTAAAAGCATTTTACGCCGATTTTAAAACCACCCTGGACAATGCCAAAGACAATATGGTCTCCGTTAAAGGTGTGGGCATTGAAACCGATCTCAAATGTCCTTTATGCGGGAAACCCGTTAATATCAAAATCGGCAGAAACGGACATTTCCTGGCCTGCACCGGATATCCCGAATGCAGCTTTACCAGCAATTACACAAGGGATGAAAAGGGAACCATTGAAATTGTGGAAAAAGTCCAGGACAGCGAACCGGTCAAGGACTGCCCTGAATGCGGCAAGCCCATGGTGCAAAAAGACGGCCGATTCGGATTGTTTCTGGCCTGCACCGGATATCCCGAATGTAAACACACCGAGTCTATGGTTCAGGAGAACTCAAGCAAAGATACAGGCGTATCCTGCCCTGAAAAAGGGTGCGACGGCACCATAGTTGAAAAACGCTCAAAACGGGGCAAAATATTCTACGGCTGTTCCAAATATCCGGACTGTACCTTTGCCACCTGGGACAAACCTGTCAACGAAAGCTGTCCGGACTGTGACAGCCCTTATCTTCTGGAAAAAGAGACAAAACGGGACGGAAAAATTCTGAAATGCCCGGACCGTTCATGCGGATTTAAAAAAAGCATACTTCCGGTAACTGAAAAATAA
- the dprA gene encoding DNA-processing protein DprA — protein MSPCPDTYLPWFILLELPGLSPRVIKKLIHYFGTPEAILKASRTQLLSLPDPISSGAIKSLLGHKEFKPDAQNRLAQARDCGHRIMVLTDPDYPALLKEIPDPPALLFHDGTFDPNKPCISIVGSRNATRYGMDTASYLARRLTDLGFTIVSGMALGIDTAAHNGALENEIGQTLAVLGSGLDHIYPRHNRPLYNRIIKQGAVISEYFPDTAPLPGNFPQRNRIIAGLSCGTVVVEAAQKSGSLITARLSGEYNREVFAVPGSIKSSQSRGTHHLIKQGAHLIENEMDIIDELSQFVHAAGTSPLQEPAKNKPAMDKIQTIVYKHLDLYPGQIDHITASSGLTSAQVSAALLDLELSGLIVRHPGNKFSILEE, from the coding sequence ATGTCACCATGTCCGGACACATATCTGCCCTGGTTTATCCTACTGGAACTGCCGGGTCTAAGCCCCCGTGTAATAAAAAAACTCATTCATTATTTTGGAACACCCGAAGCCATTTTGAAGGCATCCAGGACACAACTGCTGTCTTTGCCGGATCCCATCTCCTCTGGAGCCATAAAAAGTCTTCTTGGACACAAAGAATTTAAACCGGATGCACAAAACAGACTTGCCCAGGCCCGGGACTGCGGACACAGGATAATGGTACTAACCGATCCTGACTATCCTGCCCTTCTCAAAGAAATCCCCGATCCCCCTGCTCTCTTATTCCATGACGGCACATTTGATCCCAATAAACCCTGTATCTCCATTGTCGGATCACGAAACGCCACCCGGTACGGCATGGATACCGCCAGTTACCTTGCCCGGCGCCTGACTGACTTAGGTTTTACCATTGTGTCCGGCATGGCCCTGGGGATTGATACGGCGGCCCACAACGGTGCCCTTGAAAATGAGATTGGGCAGACCCTGGCCGTTCTTGGATCTGGCCTGGACCATATCTACCCCAGACACAACCGTCCCCTGTACAACCGGATCATAAAACAGGGCGCCGTCATCTCCGAATATTTTCCGGACACGGCCCCGTTGCCTGGTAATTTTCCCCAGCGCAACAGAATTATTGCAGGACTGTCCTGCGGCACGGTTGTGGTGGAAGCTGCCCAAAAAAGCGGTTCTCTGATTACTGCCCGGCTATCCGGGGAGTATAACCGTGAAGTGTTTGCTGTCCCGGGAAGTATCAAATCATCCCAAAGCCGGGGTACCCATCATCTGATCAAACAGGGGGCACATCTCATAGAAAATGAAATGGACATCATTGATGAACTGTCACAATTCGTCCATGCCGCAGGCACATCGCCACTGCAGGAGCCCGCAAAAAACAAACCAGCCATGGACAAAATTCAGACCATAGTATATAAACACCTGGATCTATACCCTGGACAGATTGATCATATCACCGCGTCAAGCGGCCTAACCAGCGCCCAGGTTTCTGCAGCCCTGCTTGACTTGGAATTGTCAGGGCTTATTGTTCGTCATCCAGGCAATAAATTTTCAATTTTGGAGGAATAA
- the efp gene encoding elongation factor P: MYLASDLKKGLKLEIDGDPHVIVGFEFKKPGKGQSLYKCKLKNMITGAQFERTYRSGDKFEKADLEETDMEYLYSDRDGWWFMNSTTYEQIMLIKEQIGENVDLLKENTVCTVLLHNQKPIGVTLPNFVVLRVTATEPWAKGDTATGDTKPATVETGFEVQVPPFVDEGQLIKIDTRIREYVERASE, from the coding sequence ATGTATTTAGCCAGCGATTTGAAAAAAGGACTAAAACTGGAAATTGACGGAGATCCCCATGTGATTGTCGGTTTTGAGTTTAAAAAGCCCGGCAAGGGGCAGTCCCTGTATAAATGCAAACTTAAGAATATGATCACAGGTGCCCAGTTTGAGCGTACCTACCGTTCCGGTGACAAATTTGAAAAGGCTGACCTGGAAGAGACGGATATGGAATACCTCTATTCAGATCGGGATGGCTGGTGGTTTATGAATTCCACCACATACGAGCAAATCATGCTGATCAAGGAGCAGATCGGAGAAAACGTGGATCTGCTCAAGGAGAATACGGTTTGTACCGTGCTTTTGCATAACCAGAAACCCATTGGTGTCACACTGCCCAACTTTGTGGTTCTGCGGGTCACGGCCACCGAACCCTGGGCCAAGGGAGATACAGCTACGGGCGATACCAAGCCTGCCACGGTTGAAACCGGATTTGAAGTCCAGGTGCCTCCTTTTGTGGATGAGGGACAGCTGATCAAGATTGATACCCGGATCCGGGAATATGTTGAGCGTGCCAGCGAATAG